GTGCGACCGCCGTCACGCGTGCGATAGATATACGGTTTGTAGTCGTCGATACGGTGCCGGTCGACCGCGGCGTACGCGACGCTCTCATCGAAGTGCGACGCTTCGATGATGCCGACTTTACTCCAAGTGGTAACGGCGGGAGGCGTGACGTTACTCCACCGCTTGCCTCCGTCGCGCGTGACCCAGACATAGCCGTCGTCGGTGCCGGCCCAAATGAGGTCGGCGCGCAGCGGCGACGGAGCGATCGAATACACGACGCCGTGACGCTTCACGCCGTTGTCGTCGGCCGTCGTCGCCGGATCGAGATTCGGCGACGATCCGTCCGCGCTGCGCGACAGGTCGGGGCTCACGATTGCCCACGTTTTGCCGCCGTCGCGCGTGCGGAAGATGCGCTGGCGTCCGAAGTACAGCGTCCTGGGGTCGACGGGTGAAAACGCGACCGGAAGCGTCCACGTACCACGCCACACGACACCCGGGTAATCGAGCGTCGGATCGATGTTCTGCTCCCACCCGGTGCTGGGGATTTCTTTGGTCACCGTTCCGCCGTACACCATGTCGCGATGTCGCGGATCGGGCGCGAGTGTCCCGCTTTCGCCACCCACGTCGAGCGGCCGAAAGTCTTGCTGCGAAATCGATCCATACTTCGAGAAGCTCGGCGTGGAGGCGGCGCCTGAGTCTTGCTGCGCACCGTAAACCCAATACGGAAATGCGTTGTCGGTGATAACGTGATAGAACTGGCCCGTCGGCTGGTTGTACCACGAGCTCCAGCTCTTGCCGTAGTTGACGCTCACCACGACACCCTGATCGCTGCCGAGGATGATGCGATTCGAATCGTTCGGATCGACCCACGCGATGTGGAAGTCCGGACCGGTCGGGTCGCCGATGAGCGCGTTAAAACTCTTGCCGCCGTCGGTCGACCGGTACGTGGTCGTGTTCATTGCGTAGACGACGTCGGGATTGTGCGGATCGGCGGTGATTCCGCAGAAATACCATCCGCGCTGCCAAATGCGCTCCTCGTTGTCGGTGTGCGCCCACGTTGCGCCGGCGTCGTCGGAACGCCACATGCCGCCGTTGGCCGGATCGCTGTCGATCATTGCGTAGATACGATGCGGCGCGGCGTTGGAAATCGTGAGACCCATGTGCCCGACTTTAGCCGGCAATCCGCCGTGCAGCTGCGTCCACGTCTTGCCGCCGTCGGTCGTTTTGTAGAGACCGCTTCCGGGCCCGTTTGACGGCGGGTACACGTTCCACGGCGGACGGCGCGTCTGCCACAGCCCGGCGTACACGACGTTGGGATCGCTGGGATCCATCGCCAGCGAAAACGCCCCGGTGTTCTCGTCTTTGTAGAGCACTTTGCTCCACGTCTTGCCGCCGTCGGTCGTCTTGAAGACGCCGCGCTCGGCGTTGGGACCGTATTGATGTCCGCCCGCGGCGACGTACGCAACGTCGGCGTCGTGCGGATCGACGACGATCGCGCCGATTTGGCGCGAATCGTCGAGACCGAGATGCTGCCACGTCTTGCCGCCGTCGGTCGACTTGTACACGCCGTTGCCGTAGGCAATGTCGGAGCGCATGTCGGCTTCGCCGCTGCCGACGTAGATGACGCTCGGATTGCTGGGCGCAACCGTAATCGCGCCGATCGACGCGATATCCTGACCGTCGAAGATCGGATTCCACGTCCGTCCGGCGTCGGTGGTCTCCCAAACGCCGCCGTCGACGGCACCGAAGTAGAAGTGATCGGGTTGGCCCGGAACGCCGGTCACCGCGATTTCGCGGCCCCCGCGGAAGGGTCCGATCAGCCGCCAGTGCAGGGCGTTGAGATGCGACGGACTGACGCTTGCCGCGGCAGCGGAGACCGGAGCGGCGGTCAGCGCGACGAGCGTGGCGAGAAGTGCGCTCAACAAACGGTGCATGAGCGCGAGTTACTCGTATGGGTTGGAAAACTACTGCTGCGTGAACTCGGAGTCCGCGATCGCGATGTTGATTTGGTACGTGCCGTACGCGATCCGCGCCTGACCGCTGTAACCCGGAAAGCGCGCGGTCACGGCAATGCTCGTCGGCAAATGGTACGGCGAGAGACCGTGATGGCTAAACTCGAGCCCGAGGGCCGACCCGTTGGTGTAGGCAAAGGCTACCGACTCGATCGCGTAGGTGCGGGCGTTGACCCACATCGTGACCGTTTTCACGTTGCTAGGATGCTTCGGCGTGCCCACCAGCACATAGGCCGTGTGATTGCGATGCGGCGTGGTTCCCTGTAAAACGATATCGTAAGTCGCTTCCCACGTCTGCGGCGTGCCCATCGCGTTCATCGTGTTCGAGAAGCTCTTGGCTGCGCTCGGCACGTTGTTGAGACGCATCGCCTCCTTGTCGGGCGCTTTGAAGTACTCGGTGCCGTCCATGGCGACCGGCACCGAGAGAAAGCTCACGCGAACGCTGCCGCGGATGGAAACCGGAACTTGATACGAGTGCAGCTCTTGCCGGCCCGCGACGGCTCGAGCGAGTACGTCGGAAGCGTTCTGCGGGGGACTTGCGGTCGGCGCGGAAGCCGGCGCCGCCCCGAGCGCGACGAGAAGTACGAGGGGGCCCCAGCGGCTTTGCCGCGCGGGGGGCGGCGGAGCCGAAGGCGGAGCGCCGGTTAAGGGAATTCCGCGGCGGATTACCACCCGCCGCCCGAGTCTCCGCCCCCGCCGCCGAAATCGCCGCCGCCACCACCGGAGTCGCCAAATCCGCCGCCGCTCCAGTCGCCGCCGCTGGCGCCGCCGAGACCGGCCTGCCCCGCGTCGCCCTGCCAGCCGCCGCCGTCGCTGCCGCCTTGAACCGCCTGCGACGCATCGGCGGGCGCGGCCAAGCCGCCGCCCCCGTGCTGACCGAACATCTCGTTACCGAGCCACGCGCCGCCCAAGCCGCCGAGCAGACCGCTGAAGAAGCTTCCGCCGCCGCCCCCACCGTAGCCGTAACCGCCGTATCCCGGCATCGGTCCCGGCGCGCCCGGACCCGGCATGCCGCCGTAATTGCGAGGTCCGGACATCGCGCGCATAATCGAGCGCAAAATCATGAAACCAACGATTGCGATAATGATCCACCAAAACATCGAGATATGAAAACCTCCACCGCCGTAGGCGGTCGCGGGTGCGCCAGAATAGCCGGCGTTGGATTGCGACCGCAAACTGCCGGTGTGCGCGCGATACACGTTGAGAACGCCGTCGACTGCGGCCGCGATCCCGGCGTCGTAGTTTTCGGTGCGGAACTGCGCTTCCATCGATTGGCGAATGCCGCGCGTGACGTCGGGCGTAAACCATCCGGCCTGCACGCCCGCGTTATCGGGGACGATAATGTCGCGCCGGTCGGTTTTTGCGATGAAGATCAAGACGCCGTTGACGTTTTGCGATGAAAACGCCGAACTCGCCGCGCTCTGCAACGACGTGCCGTTGAGCGACGGCACGGTAACGACGACGATCTCTTTACCGGTCTGCGCGTTGAAGCTCGAAATGCGCGCATTGAGCTGCGAGATGGTCGAGGCCGAAAACATGCCGGCCTGGTCTTGGACGAAGTCGCGCGCCGCAGCCGGCAGCGGCAGCAAGGCCGCGAATGCGAGCATGGCGGCCAGGGCGCGAAGGGTGGCAATCGCTGGTGTTCTCACGGTGGATTCTACCTATGACCCGGCGGGGTGTTTCGCCCTCTTGCCTAGGATTGTCGACAGTCGACGGAGGAGAGCAAGCCATGGCCACGTCCCCTCAGTTGAAGTCGGGATCCCTGAGCTTTATCGAGGTCCTCGCGACGTCGGTTGCGCTGATCGGGCCAAGCATGACGCCGCTTTTAATTGCGCCCGGGATGTTCGCCCTGGCCGGCAATGCGACGTGGCTCGCCTACGTCTTCGGCGCCGCGATGCTGTTCTTCGTGGCGCTGAACATCAATCAATTTGCCCGGCGCTCGAGCGAGGCCGGCTCGATGTACGGCTACGTCGCCGATAACCTGGGTCGCACGACCGGCGCGCTCAACGGCTGGGCGCTGCTGTGGGCGTACGGATTCACCGCGGCGGCCGTAGTCGGTGCGATGGCGCTGTTTGGCGATTTGCTTTTACGCGACGCCGGCATTCACGCACCGCTCGTCCTCATCGCTGCGGTCGTCGCGGCGATCGCATGGCAAGCCGCATATCGCGGCGTGCAGATCTCCGCGATCGTCATGCTCGTGCTCGAGGTCATTTCGGTGGTCATCATCTGCGCCGTGGTCGGCGTCGTGCTCTTCCACCAGGGGCCGCACCTCGACGTCAATCAAGTCACGCTCAAGGGCGGCTTTCCCGGCGGAATCGGAATAGCGTTAGCATTTGCGATGTTCAGTTTCGTCGGATTCGAAAGCGCGACGGCGTTCGGTGCGGAGGCGAAAAACCCGCTCGTGACGATTCCGCGTGCGGTTATCGGCAGCGTGCTGTTTGCGAGCGTGTTCTTCATCGTCGTAACGTATGCCGAGATCGTCGGCATGGCGCACGCGGCGCAGCCGCTCGACAAGCAGACGTTTCCGCTCGGTACCCTCGTCGATCTTTTTGGCATCGGCTTCCTGCGCGTGCCATTGACGATCGGCGCGCTGTGCAGCGCCTTTTCGGTGTGCCTGGCCTGTATCACGACGGCGGGCCGTATCGCTTACGCGATGGCGACGGAAGGTTCGCTGCCGCCGGCCTTTGCACGCATCGAACCCAAGCACGATACACCGAACGTTGCGGTGACCGTGGTGACCGCAATCACGCTCGTGATTGCGGCGGCGTGCCTCATAGGCGGGATCGCGCCGATCGATGTATTCAACAATTGCGGCGTCCTGAGCTCATTTGGATTCTTTCTCGCATACGCACTGATCTCGATTGCGGCGGCAGTGTTCGTGAAGCGCCGGGGCGAGCGCCGCGTAGGCGATCTGCTGATCTCGGGGGTCGCGGTCGCACTGTTGGTGTTTGCCGCCGCGATGGACTTCTTTCCGCTGCCGGCGCCCCCGCAGCGTTACTTTGCTTACTACTTCCTGGCGTTTCTGGTTCTGGGTTGGATGTGGTTTGCGCTGCGCCGCCGCAAGGCCGTGGCGTGAAGCAGCAGGCGTTCGAGCGCGCGTCGACGGCCGTTCGCGTCGCAACCGTCTTGCGCGAGCGCATCGCGCGCGGCGAGCTGCGGCCGGGTTCGCGGCTCATCGAACTCGACATCTCGCGCGAGCTCGGCGTGAGCCGCAGCCCGGTGCGCGAGGCACTGCTGCATTTGGCCGAAGAAGGCCTCGTGGAAATTCTGCCCTATCGCGGCGCGATGGTCGTGCCCCTCGATAAAGTGCGTCTGACGGAGCTATTGGAGTTTCGCTTGGCGCTCGAGCACTTCGCGCTGGAACGGCTCGTCGAAAGAAGCGATCGCTCCGAGATTGCGCGGCTGCGCGAGCGGGTGGAGCCCCTGCGCGCCGCCATCTCGAGCGGCGATCGTCAAGCAACGATCGATGCCGATCTCGCGATGCACCGCGAGATGGTTGCAATGGCCGGCAACACGCTGGTCGAGCGCGCGTACGAAAGTCTCATCGTACAGATACGCTTGTACATCGATCTCACGAGCGCGCACTACGAGCGTCCGGAGGATCTTGCGACCGAGCACGAAGCGTTCTTCGACGCGGTCGAACGCGGTGAGTTTTTGATGTCGCGCAAGCTCCTCGACGCGCACATCACGCACGGCTTCGAGGACGTCGGCTAAGGCCAGCGGCTGATGACGACGCGCTGTTGCGTATAAAATGCGACGCCGTCTTTGCCGTGACAGCGTAAGTCGCCGAAGATCGAATCTTTCACGCCGCCGAACGGGAAGAACGACATCGGCGCGGCCACGCCGATATTGACGCCGACCATGCCGACTTCGATGCGATTCGAAAACGTTCGCGCGCTGCCGCCGTCCGACGTAAAGATCGACGAGGCGTTGCCGTAGCGCGATCGATTCGCTAAGTCGATCGCTTCGCCGAGCGTCGATACCCGCACGATCGCCAGGACCGGACCGAAAATCTCTTCCCGCGCCAGTTCGCTTTGCGGATCGACGCGATCGAAGATAACCGGCGAGAGAAACGAGCCTTTGGCTTCGCGAGCCGCCGGATCGGGAGCGAGCTCCAGCGTCGCTCCGCTCTTGCGCGCGCGCTCGACGTAACCGTCGATGCGCGCGATCGCGTCGTGACTGATGACTGGTCCCATGTCGGTGCCGGCATCGAGGCCGCATCCTAAACGCAAGCCGCGCGCCGCGTCGACCAGCATCGGCACGAGCCGTTCGCCCGCGTCGCCGACGGCAACCACGACCGAACCCGCCAGGCAACGCTGTCCCGCGCCGCCGAAGGCCGAGCTGACGATCGCGTCGATCGAGCTTTGCTTCACGCCGTCGGGCATCACGATCAGATAGTTTTTTGCGCCGCCCAACGCTTGAACGCGCTTGTGGGAGCGAACCGCGCGCTCGTGCACGAGCTGCGCGACGGTCGACGACCCTACGAACGACACGGCCGCAACGTCGGGATGGTCGATCAGCGCGTTGACGGTTTCGACGCCGCCGTGCACGACGTTGAGGACGCCGTCGGGGAACTTCGCTTCGCGCGCGACCTCGGCGAGCAAATTCGCCGTGAGCGGCGTCTGCGGCGACGGCTTGAGCACGAACGTGTTGCCGGCGGCCAACGCAATGGGAAACATCCACAGCGGGATCATCGACGGGAAGTTAAACGGCGTGATGCCCACGCAGACGCCGAGCGGGTAGCGCATCGAGATCGAATCGACGCCGCGCGCGATGTCGGGCAGCGCGTCGCCCATCATCAGCGACGGCATGCCGCACGCGAACTCGACGGCTTCGATGCCGCGCCGCGCTTCCGCGCGCGCATCGGCAATCGTCTTGCCGTTCTCGCGCGACACGCTGCGCGCGATCTCTTCGTGGCGCCGCTCGAGTGCGTCGGCGTAACGGAACATGAGCCGCGCGCGCTCGATCACCGGAACCTGCGACCACGTTATAAACGCGGCTTTTGCCGAGGTGACGGCCCGCGCGACGTCGTCGCTCTGCGCGACCGCAATGCTGCCGAGCTCGAGCCCGGTCGCGGGATCGGTGACCAGCATTTCCATCGTTACCCTGCCTTCGGAAGCTTCGCGAACTCTGCGAACGCGGCGTCGAAAATCTCCATCGCCTCGTCGAGCTCGCTTTCGGCGACGGTCAGCGGCGGCGACACGACGATGACGTTATAACGGCCATAGATGTACATGCCGCGAGCGAGCAGGTCGCCGAAGAGCGATTGCAGCGTTCGGCCGCCTTGCCATTCGACCAGCGGCTCGCGCGTTTCGGGATTGGCGACCAGCTCGAGTCCGAAGAACGCGCCGACGCCGCGCGCCTCGCCCAGCATCGGATGCCGCGACCCGAGTTCTTCGAAGCGCTTGCGCAGCCACTCTTCGACGACGCGCGCCCGTGGGAAGAGATTTTCTTCCCGGTACGCCTTCACGGCGGCCAGCCCGGCTGCCGTTGCGAGCGGATGTCCGCTAAACGTGTGGCCGCTGGGCAGCGCGTGCGCGTCGAAAAACTTTGCCAGCGATTCGCGCACGGCGACGCCGCCGAGCGGAACGTATGCCGACGTCACGCCTTTGGCAAACGTGAACATGTCGGGCGCCACGCCGAATCGCTGCGAAGCGAACGCCTCGCCGGTGCGTCCGAATCCGGTCATGACCTCGTCGAAGATCAGCAGAATGCCGTAACGGTCGCACAACTCGCGCACGCGTTTGAGATAACCGTCGGGGAAGACGATGACGCCGTTAGAACCAATGACGGGCTCGATCATCAGCGCGGCGATCCGTTCGCCGCCTTCGTAGCGCACGATCTCTTCGAGATGCGCGATCGCGCGCTCGACCTCTTCGGCTGCGTCGCGCGTGTGGAACGGACTGCGATACGGAAACGGCGAGAAGAAGCGCACGACGCCGGGAAGGCCCGGTTCGTTCGGCCAGCGCCGGTTCTCGCCGCTCAAACTGCCGGCGCCGGGTGCCGAGCCGTGAAACGACCGGTACGCGGTCAACACTTTGTGCCGTCCGGTAATGGCGCGCGCGAACTTCACGGCGTCTTCGTTGGCTTCACCACCGCCGGTCGTGAAGAAGACGCGGCCGCCCTCATTCCAGGGACCGATTTCGACGATTGCCTTGGCCAGCGCGGAACGGGTGTCGTTGCCCAGGCTGGGCGGCGCATAGGCCAGCCGCGCCGCCTGTTCCCCGATGGCTTGCGCCATGCCGGCGTGACCGTGGCCGAGGTTGACGGCCACCAATCCCGCCGAAAGGTCGAGATAACGCTTCCCGGAGTCGTCGTAGAGGTAGGATCCCTCTCCGCGAACGATGGTCGGCACCGAACGGCCGGCCTGCGGAACCCACGGCGTCAAAACATGATCCATGCGAGCCTCTTGTACATTGTCGACAATTGTTCCCGCTTAGCGGGCAGCCAGGGTCGTACCCACGACGATGAGGCCGCCTGCGACGCTCAAGGCGAAGAAAACGATGAAGATCCAGACGCCCAGGCGTTTCCAGAAGTCGCGGCGGTTGCGCGACGCCCGCGTCTCAAGACGCGGCATGGAGCGGCCCCCAGAGGCGTTCCAAATTGTAAAACGTGCGCTCCTCGGGCGTGAACACGTGCGCGATGAGATTGCCGGCGTCGATGAGGATCCACGTGCCGTCGCTATAGCCCTCTACGCGCAACACGGCCGCATCGTTCTTTTTAAGCGCTTCCACGATCGCGTCGGCGATGGCGCGGGTTTGTATCTTCGACCGTCCGGTGACGATGACGAACGCATCGGCCAAAATCGTGCGCGCGTGCACGTCCAAAACGGTGAAATCGATACCTTTTTTGTCGAGCGCAGCGTCGCGGACGACGTCGATTACATGGTCGATGCTCTTACCTCCTCGAGCGGAATGCCGAACGTGTGCGCGGCCGCGATGGTGGCGGGCGCGACGGCGAGTCCTTTGTGCGCCAAATGACGCACCGACGATTTGATGACCTCGCGCGTCGCTTCGGTCAAATCGTTCATCGCGAGCTCCCATAACGCGGCGCGTTCGGGAAAGTTGCGTTCCGGTTCCAAACCGTCGGCGAGAAAAACGACGCAATCCAACGGCGACATAGCCGCCGCCGCGGTGGTGTGTTTTTCGATCGCGGAGAGCACCTGCTCGTCGTGTACCCCGAAGGTTTCGGCGGCAATCGCGGCACCGAGCCGAGCGTGCAGCACGACCGGATTCGCTCGCTCGAAGCCGTCGATCGGCATGCCGCGCGCCTCACATTCGGTCAGCAGCCGCTGCGCCGGGTACAGGCGCGCGAGGTCGTGGAGCATGCCGGCCAGCCGAGCGCGCCGCGCGTCCAGACCGTGGCGCTGCGCGAGTATATCGGCACAGCGCGCGACGCGCACCGTGTGCTCGTACCGATGATCCTGCGCCAGGTGGTCGCGCACGCGCCGCGCGAGCTGCGTGAACGTCAAGCGTTATTGCGCGCCCGCAGCACGGCGATGCGGTTGCGGTAGAGCTCGCTTTTGAGATTTCCCGCCCACATCACCATCGCGCTCTCGTTATCGTCGCTGTAGTAGCCGCGGCGCAAGGTGACCGTCGTAAAACCGTACTTGCGATAGAGCTGCTGCGCGACGACGTTGCTTTCGCGTACTTCGAGCGTCAGCCACGCGGCACCGCGTTCGATCGCCTCGTCGATCAAATGCAGCAGCATTACTTCGCCCAAACGTTTTCCGCGAAACGCCGGATCCACGGCCAGCGTCGTAACGTGCGAGTCTTCCAAAATCACCCAGATGCCGCCGTACGCGACGATCCGATCGCCGATTCTTCCCACGAAATAGTGCGCCACTTTGTTGGTGCTGAGCTCGTTGTAGAAGGCGTCCGACGGCCAGACCGTCGAGAATGACGCGCGCTCGATTCGCGTGACCGCCGGTATGTCGCCGCTGATCATCGGGTCGATCGTCATGCGCTCGGGCAGTCCGGCGTCGTGCGGACTGAGGGTCATCTTCATTTCAAACGCGGAACGCGCGCGGCGGGAAGCTCGCCATAATCCGCGCGCACGGCGTGCACGCTCGCGGCAGGCTTCAGCGCGGCTGCGGCCAGAGCGGCGGCGCAAGCGGCGGGGGCGATCGAAGGAGTGACCGGGCTCACTACAATGCCGCGTTCGGCGAGCGCGCTGAGCACGTCCTCCGGGGCGCCGAGTACTGCCAGAGGCGTCGAAGGGCGGAGGGCACCCTCGAGCTCCCCAAGCACGTCGGCGATCCAGCCCGAGGCACGCTCGATCCGCCCGCCGTTACGAAGCCGCGCCGAAATCACTCCGGTCCGTCCCACGACCACCGTCAGAACCCGGTCGAACGAGCCGCCATACTCCAGCAGGTCGAAAGAGTCGATTGCAACGAGCGGGGTGCGCCACGCCTGTGCCAGCGATTTGGCGTACGAGATCGCGATCCGAAGGCCGGTAAACCCTCCGGGGCCGCATCCGACGGCGATGCGCTCGATCTGCGAAGCGGAGACGCCGGCGTCGTCGAGCACGGCCGCTATGGCGGACAAACCGGCTTCGAGCGCGACGTTGCCCGGTTCGGAGCGCTTGCTGCGGATCGATCCGCCCGCGGCGACGGCCGCAGAAAAGCCGCCCAGCGCTCCGTCGATGCCCAAAACGTTCATCGGCGGGTACAGTCCACGGTGCGCGGCGAGTCACCGGCGCCCTCAATATGAACGTCGTAACGAGCGGCCGGTACGAGGTGCGGCGCTTTCTCCCACCACTCGACCAAAACGATCGAGCGTCCGTCGAACGCGTCGTCCAAGCCGAGCTCGACGGTTTCGCCCGGTTCCCCGATGCGAAAGAGATCCAGATGATCGATCGGCGGATCGCCCGAGTAGCGATGCCAAAACGTAAACGTCGGACTCGACGTCTGGTCGGCGCCGTGAAGCGCGCGGACGACGGCTCTGACAAAAGTCGTTTTCCCCGCTCCCAGCGGTCCCGAAAGTGCGACGACGTCGCCCGGTTGCAGCCCGCGCGCGAACGCCGTTGCGAAATCGGTCAGCGCGGCCTCGTCGGAAAAAGTGCGCCGTAACGGAGCGGCGAAAGCATCGGGCATGAATGGCGACTTCGGCGCCGAGCTGGACGCGGCCCTGAACGCTCGACTCGGCGACCTGCGCGCGGCTGCCGATGCGGCGCGCGCGCGGATCGACCAAGGGGTCGAGGCGATTCGGGTCGTCGAGCCCTCGCCCATCGTCTTCGGCGACGTGCCACACCCGGCCGCGGTATCGTTCGACCTTCCGGAGGACGAGTTCGAGGCGCCGGCCGACGCCGAGGGGATTCCACTACCGGAAGAAAACCTATAGTTAACGGTTGGCCGTTCCGGCCAACCTTCGTTTTGTGAAGCCTTGAATAACGATTTAGTTTTCCAAGTCAACGTCGAAGATGAAATGCGAGAGAGCTATCTCTCGTATGCTATGTCCGTTATCGCCTCGCGGGCGCTGCCCGACGTGCGCGACGGCCTCAAACCCGTCCAGCGCCGCATCCTGTACGCGATGCGCGAGATGGGAATGGAGCCGACCAAGCAGCATCGCAAAAGCGTCGGCGTCACCGGCGAAGTGCTCAAGCTGTATCATCCGCACGGCGACTCGTCGGTATACGATGCGCTCGTGCGCATGGCCCAAGATTTTACGCTGCGCTATCCGCTGATCGACGGTCATGGCAACTTCGGTTCGATCGATCCCGATCCGCCGGCAGCCATGCGCTACACCGAAGCGCGGCTCGCGCGCGTGGCGCTCGACGTGCTCGCCGACATCGATAAAGAGACCGTTGCGTTCGTCTCCAACTTCGACAATCAAACCACCGAGCCGACCGTGCTGCCCGGCAAGCTGCCGCAGCTGCTGGTCAACGGTTCGTCCGGTATCGCCGTCGGGATGGCGACCAACATTCCGCCGCACAATCTCAGCGAAATTGCCGACGCCATCGCGGCGGTGATCGACGACCCGAACATCAGCGACGACTCGCTATGCGACATCGTCAAAGGGCCCGATTTTCCGACCGGCGGCACGATTCACGGTCTAGAAGCCATCCGCGAAGCCTACAAAACCGGCCGCGGCTCGATTACGATTCGCGGCAAGGCCGAAATCGTCGAGGAAAAAGGCAAGCATAAGATCATCATTACCGAGATTCCGTATCAGGTGTACAAGAACCGCATCGTCGAGGCGATAGCCGAAGCGCACGCGGAGAAACGCATCACCGGAATCGCGCGCTTGGACGATCTTTCGAACCGCAAAGGGATGCGCGTGGTGGTCGAGCTGCAGCGGACTGCGACCCCGAAGGTCGTGCTCAACCAGCTCTTCAAGCATACGCCGCTCCAGTCGAGCTTCGGCTTCAACATGCTGGCGCTCGTGCCCGTGGGCGCGCCGCGTCCCGACGGATCGGCCGCGCTCGAGCCGCAAGTGCTCAATCTCAAGCAGCTCCTCGAGCATTTCATCGCGCACCGCAAAGACGTCGTTACGCGCCGCACGCGTTACGACTTGCGCAAAGCCGAAGAGCGCGCGCATCTACTCGAGGGCTATCGCATCGCCCTCGACAACATCGACGAAGTCATCGAAATCGTGCGCGGCAGCCAGACCACCGACGAAGCCAAGCAGCGGTTGTCGCAGCGCTTTTCGCTCAGCGAAGTTCAGGCTCAGGCCATCGTCGACATGCGACTGCGGACCCTGGTCGGTCTCGAGCGGCAAAAGATCGAAGAAGAGTATGCCGAGCTGATCAAAACGATCGCCGAGC
The sequence above is drawn from the Candidatus Baltobacteraceae bacterium genome and encodes:
- the tsaB gene encoding tRNA (adenosine(37)-N6)-threonylcarbamoyltransferase complex dimerization subunit type 1 TsaB, whose translation is MNVLGIDGALGGFSAAVAAGGSIRSKRSEPGNVALEAGLSAIAAVLDDAGVSASQIERIAVGCGPGGFTGLRIAISYAKSLAQAWRTPLVAIDSFDLLEYGGSFDRVLTVVVGRTGVISARLRNGGRIERASGWIADVLGELEGALRPSTPLAVLGAPEDVLSALAERGIVVSPVTPSIAPAACAAALAAAALKPAASVHAVRADYGELPAARVPRLK
- the tsaE gene encoding tRNA (adenosine(37)-N6)-threonylcarbamoyltransferase complex ATPase subunit type 1 TsaE; protein product: MPDAFAAPLRRTFSDEAALTDFATAFARGLQPGDVVALSGPLGAGKTTFVRAVVRALHGADQTSSPTFTFWHRYSGDPPIDHLDLFRIGEPGETVELGLDDAFDGRSIVLVEWWEKAPHLVPAARYDVHIEGAGDSPRTVDCTRR
- the gyrA gene encoding DNA gyrase subunit A; this encodes MNNDLVFQVNVEDEMRESYLSYAMSVIASRALPDVRDGLKPVQRRILYAMREMGMEPTKQHRKSVGVTGEVLKLYHPHGDSSVYDALVRMAQDFTLRYPLIDGHGNFGSIDPDPPAAMRYTEARLARVALDVLADIDKETVAFVSNFDNQTTEPTVLPGKLPQLLVNGSSGIAVGMATNIPPHNLSEIADAIAAVIDDPNISDDSLCDIVKGPDFPTGGTIHGLEAIREAYKTGRGSITIRGKAEIVEEKGKHKIIITEIPYQVYKNRIVEAIAEAHAEKRITGIARLDDLSNRKGMRVVVELQRTATPKVVLNQLFKHTPLQSSFGFNMLALVPVGAPRPDGSAALEPQVLNLKQLLEHFIAHRKDVVTRRTRYDLRKAEERAHLLEGYRIALDNIDEVIEIVRGSQTTDEAKQRLSQRFSLSEVQAQAIVDMRLRTLVGLERQKIEEEYAELIKTIAELQDILKSPRRIAGIVRSETLDVRKRVGDERRTSIEVAEDEISMEQLVPNVDVVVTYTVGGYIKRVSVDTFRTQNRGGRGVTGISNLKREDVVRNFFMTKTHDHVLFFTNKGRVYRLRGYEIPDTTRQARGTALVNLLTLPPGEEVSAVYPVDKFTGDQYMVMVTKQGVIKKSKLEDFANVRRNGLIAINLDDGDELLAVDLSDGSRDIILASTNGMAVHFNEKDVRAMGRPARGVKAMTLENGDTIVAMDVIEDERREVLLVTSLAFGKRTPISEYRHTSRGGKGVKAFARQRDDIGGVVDQILVAPDDQILMITSGNQVIRLKVGDIRKTGRDTKGVRLQRLGEGDEVIAITNLGKQAKQITDITGEPQQPEL